In a single window of the Chaetodon trifascialis isolate fChaTrf1 chromosome 19, fChaTrf1.hap1, whole genome shotgun sequence genome:
- the bmp2b gene encoding bone morphogenetic protein 2b has translation MVAVVRSLMVLLLAQVLLEGATGLIPEVGRRKYSESGKQTPQQSESFLKEFELRLLNMFGLRRRPTPSKEAVVPQYMVDLYRMHSANGDHSTKRPKSMGKHAERAASKANTIRSFHHEESMEALARLKGKTTQEFYFNLTSIPDEELITSAELRIYRDQVMGAATPNNSSRNSSAIDGAPAGGFHRINIYEIFGVPADQGREPLARLLDTRLVQDSLSRWESFDVSPAVSQWTSGNGHNHGFMVEVLHPEEGEMDGEHAKRRSRHVRMSRSLHQDQDSWPQARPLLVTYGHDGRGDSVLHTREKRQAALRKQRRKHQHKASCKRHALYVDFSDVGWNEWIVAPPGYHAFYCHGECPFPLADHLNSTNHAIVQTLVNSVNSNIPRACCVPTDLSPISLLYLDEYEKVILKNYQDMVVEGCGCR, from the exons ATGGTCGCCGTGGTCCGCTCTCTCATGGTACTGCTGCTCGCTCAGGTGTTGCTGGAAGGTGCTACGGGACTTATCCCCGAGGTCGGCCGGAGGAAATACAGCGAATCCGGGAAGCAAACCCCACAGCAGTCGGAGAGCTTCCTCAAAGAGTTTGAGCTTCGGCTTCTCAATATGTTTGGACTGAGGCGCAGGCCGACCCCGAGCAAGGAAGCCGTGGTGCCGCAGTACATGGTGGACCTTTACCGCATGCACTCAGCAAACGGAGACCACAGCACTAAACGACCCAAGAGCATGGGGAAACACGCAGAGAGAGCCGCCAGCAAGGCCAACACGATTAGAAGCTTTCACCATGAAG AGTCTATGGAGGCCCTGGCCAGGCTGAAAGGCAAAACTACCCAAGAGTTCTACTTCAACCTCACTTCCATCCCTGATGAGGAACTCATCACCTCTGCAGAGCTTCGTATCTACAGGGATCAGGTCATGGGAGCTGCAACCCCCAACAACAGCTCCAGAAACAGCAGCGCCATTGACGGTGCTCCTGCTGGTGGCTTCCATCGCATCAACATTTATGAGATATTTGGAGTTCCTGCCGATCAAGGTAGGGAACCTCTGGCACGTCTGCTGGACACTCGGCTAGTGCAGGACTCTTTGAGCCGCTGGGAGAGCTTTGACGTCAGCCCCGCTGTATCTCAGTGGACCTCTGGGAATGGCCACAACCATGGGTTCATGGTGGAGGTGCTTCATCCAGAGGAAGGGGAGATGGATGGCGAGCATGCCAAGAGACGTAGTAGGCATGTCAGAATGAGCCGGTCCCTGCACCAGGACCAGGACTCGTGGCCCCAGGCTCGGCCTCTGCTGGTGACGTATGGCCATGACGGCCGTGGGGACTCAGTGCTGCACACACGGGAAAAACGTCAGGCGGCACTCCGCAAACAACGCAGGAAGCACCAGCACAAGGCCAGCTGCAAGAGGCATGCCCTGTATGTGGACTTCAGTGACGTGGGGTGGAACGAGTGGATAGTGGCACCCCCTGGCTACCACGCATTTTACTGCCATGGGGAATGTCCGTTCCCCCTAGCAGACCACCTCAATTCTACCAATCATGCCATTGTGCAGACGCTGGTCAACTCAGTCAACTCGAACATCCCCAGAGCCTGTTGTGTGCCCACTGACCTCAGCCCCATCTCCCTGCTCTACCTGGATGAATACGAGAAGGTCATCCTGAAAAACTACCAGGATATGGTGGTGGAGGGATGCGGCTGCCGGTGA